Proteins encoded together in one Vitis vinifera cultivar Pinot Noir 40024 chromosome 4, ASM3070453v1 window:
- the LOC100249896 gene encoding E3 ubiquitin-protein ligase RGLG3 isoform X5, with protein sequence MGTSMDPDYRHRGQLPYIADNFNSLDQVTDALRESGLESSNLILGIDFTKSNEWTGRHSFHRKSLHAISNTPNPYEQAISIIGRTLSPFDEDNLIPCFGFGDASTHDKYVFSFYPDHRYCRGFEEVLARYKEIVPYLKLSGPTSFAPIIDAAIDIVEGSNGQYHVLVIIADGQVSGSLDGSSGRFSPQEQATVNSIVAASRYPLSIILVGVGDGPWDAMKLFDDNIPQRSFDNFQFVDFSKIMSENMEASKKETAFALSALMEIPFQYRATLRLQSIDNNLVGGPRTRPLPPPQEVLDHDREALQHMMATTLSVEAVEQTAPVDQVCPICLTNPKNMAFGCGHLTCKECGESISLCPLCREPINTRLKLYS encoded by the exons ATGG GAACTTCAATGGATCCTGACTATCGACATAGGGGGCAATTGCCTTACATAGCCGATAATTTCAACTCTTTGGATCAG GTTACTGATGCATTGAGAGAATCTGGCCTTGAATCATCAAACTTAATTCTTGGTATCGACTTCACAAAGAGCAATGAGTGGACAG GCAGGCATTCATTCCATAGGAAAAGCCTTCATGCGATTAGTAACACACCTAACCCATATGAACAAGCAATCTCTATAATTGGCCGAACTCTGTCTCCTTTTGATGAAGACAACTTGATACCTTGCTTCGGATTTGGTGATG CATCAACACACGATAAGTATGTTTTCAGCTTTTACCCTGATCACCGATATTGTCGTGGTTTTGAGGAGGTTCTGGCACGATATAAAGAGATTGTTCCGTACTTGAAGTTGTCAG GTCCAACTTCCTTTGCCCCGATAATCGATGCAGCTATTGACATTGTGGAGGGAAGCAACGGGCAATATCATGTTCTTGTCATTATTGCAGATGGGCAG GTTTCCGGTAGTCTTGATGGATCATCTGGAAGGTTTAGTCCACAAGAACAAGCAACTGTAAATTCTATAGTTGCGGCTAG CCGATATCCTCTCTCGATTATTTTGGTCGGTGTGGGAGATGGACCGTGGGATGCAATgaaattatttgatgataaCATTCCTCAACGCTCATTTGACAACTTCCAG TTTGTCGACTTCTCAAAGATCATGTCCGAGAACATGGAAGCATCAAAGAAGGAAACAGCCTTTGCACTTTCGGCCCTAATGGAAATCCCATTTCAGTACAGAGCCACCCTGAGGCTGCAGTCAATCGA TAATAATTTAGTGGGTGGTCCACGTACAAGGCCGCTTCCACCTCCACAAGAAGTGTTGGATCATGATAGGGAGGCATTGCAGCACATGATGGCCACCACCCTATCCGTGGAGGCTGTGGAGCAAACAGCCCCAGTGGATCAg GTCTGCCCCATATGCTTGACAAATCCGAAGAATATGGCTTTTGGATGCGGTCATTTG ACTTGCAAGGAGTGTGGTGAGTCGATATCACTGTGCCCATTGTGCCGGGAGCCCATAAACACTCGTCTCAAGCTGTACTCATAA
- the LOC100249896 gene encoding E3 ubiquitin-protein ligase RGLG3 isoform X3 gives MGNSESAFDDPHHDFLHQTPSYAGTSMDPDYRHRGQLPYIADNFNSLDQVTDALRESGLESSNLILGIDFTKSNEWTASTHDKYVFSFYPDHRYCRGFEEVLARYKEIVPYLKLSGPTSFAPIIDAAIDIVEGSNGQYHVLVIIADGQVSGSLDGSSGRFSPQEQATVNSIVAASRYPLSIILVGVGDGPWDAMKLFDDNIPQRSFDNFQFVDFSKIMSENMEASKKETAFALSALMEIPFQYRATLRLQSIDNNLVGGPRTRPLPPPQEVLDHDREALQHMMATTLSVEAVEQTAPVDQVCPICLTNPKNMAFGCGHLTCKECGESISLCPLCREPINTRLKLYS, from the exons ATGGGGAATTCAGAATCAGCATTTGATGATCCTCATCATGATTTTCTGCATCAAACCCCTTCTTATGCAGGAACTTCAATGGATCCTGACTATCGACATAGGGGGCAATTGCCTTACATAGCCGATAATTTCAACTCTTTGGATCAG GTTACTGATGCATTGAGAGAATCTGGCCTTGAATCATCAAACTTAATTCTTGGTATCGACTTCACAAAGAGCAATGAGTGGACAG CATCAACACACGATAAGTATGTTTTCAGCTTTTACCCTGATCACCGATATTGTCGTGGTTTTGAGGAGGTTCTGGCACGATATAAAGAGATTGTTCCGTACTTGAAGTTGTCAG GTCCAACTTCCTTTGCCCCGATAATCGATGCAGCTATTGACATTGTGGAGGGAAGCAACGGGCAATATCATGTTCTTGTCATTATTGCAGATGGGCAG GTTTCCGGTAGTCTTGATGGATCATCTGGAAGGTTTAGTCCACAAGAACAAGCAACTGTAAATTCTATAGTTGCGGCTAG CCGATATCCTCTCTCGATTATTTTGGTCGGTGTGGGAGATGGACCGTGGGATGCAATgaaattatttgatgataaCATTCCTCAACGCTCATTTGACAACTTCCAG TTTGTCGACTTCTCAAAGATCATGTCCGAGAACATGGAAGCATCAAAGAAGGAAACAGCCTTTGCACTTTCGGCCCTAATGGAAATCCCATTTCAGTACAGAGCCACCCTGAGGCTGCAGTCAATCGA TAATAATTTAGTGGGTGGTCCACGTACAAGGCCGCTTCCACCTCCACAAGAAGTGTTGGATCATGATAGGGAGGCATTGCAGCACATGATGGCCACCACCCTATCCGTGGAGGCTGTGGAGCAAACAGCCCCAGTGGATCAg GTCTGCCCCATATGCTTGACAAATCCGAAGAATATGGCTTTTGGATGCGGTCATTTG ACTTGCAAGGAGTGTGGTGAGTCGATATCACTGTGCCCATTGTGCCGGGAGCCCATAAACACTCGTCTCAAGCTGTACTCATAA
- the LOC100249896 gene encoding E3 ubiquitin-protein ligase RGLG3 isoform X1, with protein sequence MGNSESAFDDPHHDFLHQTPSYAGTSMDPDYRHRGQLPYIADNFNSLDQVTDALRESGLESSNLILGIDFTKSNEWTGRHSFHRKSLHAISNTPNPYEQAISIIGRTLSPFDEDNLIPCFGFGDASTHDKYVFSFYPDHRYCRGFEEVLARYKEIVPYLKLSGPTSFAPIIDAAIDIVEGSNGQYHVLVIIADGQVSGSLDGSSGRFSPQEQATVNSIVAASRYPLSIILVGVGDGPWDAMKLFDDNIPQRSFDNFQFVDFSKIMSENMEASKKETAFALSALMEIPFQYRATLRLQSIDNNLVGGPRTRPLPPPQEVLDHDREALQHMMATTLSVEAVEQTAPVDQVCPICLTNPKNMAFGCGHLTCKECGESISLCPLCREPINTRLKLYS encoded by the exons ATGGGGAATTCAGAATCAGCATTTGATGATCCTCATCATGATTTTCTGCATCAAACCCCTTCTTATGCAGGAACTTCAATGGATCCTGACTATCGACATAGGGGGCAATTGCCTTACATAGCCGATAATTTCAACTCTTTGGATCAG GTTACTGATGCATTGAGAGAATCTGGCCTTGAATCATCAAACTTAATTCTTGGTATCGACTTCACAAAGAGCAATGAGTGGACAG GCAGGCATTCATTCCATAGGAAAAGCCTTCATGCGATTAGTAACACACCTAACCCATATGAACAAGCAATCTCTATAATTGGCCGAACTCTGTCTCCTTTTGATGAAGACAACTTGATACCTTGCTTCGGATTTGGTGATG CATCAACACACGATAAGTATGTTTTCAGCTTTTACCCTGATCACCGATATTGTCGTGGTTTTGAGGAGGTTCTGGCACGATATAAAGAGATTGTTCCGTACTTGAAGTTGTCAG GTCCAACTTCCTTTGCCCCGATAATCGATGCAGCTATTGACATTGTGGAGGGAAGCAACGGGCAATATCATGTTCTTGTCATTATTGCAGATGGGCAG GTTTCCGGTAGTCTTGATGGATCATCTGGAAGGTTTAGTCCACAAGAACAAGCAACTGTAAATTCTATAGTTGCGGCTAG CCGATATCCTCTCTCGATTATTTTGGTCGGTGTGGGAGATGGACCGTGGGATGCAATgaaattatttgatgataaCATTCCTCAACGCTCATTTGACAACTTCCAG TTTGTCGACTTCTCAAAGATCATGTCCGAGAACATGGAAGCATCAAAGAAGGAAACAGCCTTTGCACTTTCGGCCCTAATGGAAATCCCATTTCAGTACAGAGCCACCCTGAGGCTGCAGTCAATCGA TAATAATTTAGTGGGTGGTCCACGTACAAGGCCGCTTCCACCTCCACAAGAAGTGTTGGATCATGATAGGGAGGCATTGCAGCACATGATGGCCACCACCCTATCCGTGGAGGCTGTGGAGCAAACAGCCCCAGTGGATCAg GTCTGCCCCATATGCTTGACAAATCCGAAGAATATGGCTTTTGGATGCGGTCATTTG ACTTGCAAGGAGTGTGGTGAGTCGATATCACTGTGCCCATTGTGCCGGGAGCCCATAAACACTCGTCTCAAGCTGTACTCATAA
- the LOC132253691 gene encoding cytochrome P450 CYP82J17-like: MADKHGPVFMIQLGMHPAVVVSSHEAVKECFTTNDKVFASRPRSSVSKLLGYNYAMFGSAPYGLFWREMRKLSVVEILSARRLNELKDVRISELDACIKDLYSLGKDNNWISPIKVVMSEWFEHLTFNFALRMIAGKRYFDNAVHGNEEARGAIITIKKYLSLSGAFVPSDVFPFLERLDLQGYLGSMKHVTEELDCLVGSWVEEHVMRLKSEPGCRHDFIDVLLSTVQDTSMFGHTRETVIKATIVNLIVGGSDSTSITSTWILSALLNNREAMKHAQEELDLKVGRSRWVEESDIQKLDYLRAIIKESLRLYPAAPLLVPHEATQDCHVCGYHIPKGTRLFVNAWKLHRDPRVWSNPEEFEPERFLGSHANLDVFGHQFELIPFGSGRRACPGINMALQMLHLTFARLLQGFDMATPSNAPVDMTEGISFTMPKLTPLRVMLTPRLPSHLY, from the exons ATGGCTGATAAGCACGGCCCTGTGTTCATGATCCAACTAGGGATGCACCCAGCGGTAGTGGTCAGTAGTCATGAGGCTGTTAAGGAATGCTTCACTACCAACGACAAGGTTTTTGCCTCACGCCCACGTTCTAGCGTGTCAAAGCTCCTGGGTTACAACTATGCAATGTTTGGCTCTGCACCTTATGGACTTTTTTGGCGTGAGATGCGCAAGCTATCAGTGGTGGAAATTCTCTCTGCTCGTCGTCTCAATGAATTGAAGGATGTACGGATTTCTGAATTGGATGCTTGCATCAAAGACTTGTACTCACTTGGCAAAGATAACAACTGGATCAGTCCAATAAAGGTGGTTATGAGTGAGTGGTTTGAACACTTGACATTCAATTTCGCCCTTAGGATGATTGCAGGGAAGAGATATTTTGATAACGCGGTCCATGGAAATGAAGAGGCAAGGGGTGCTATAATAACTATTAAGAAATACCTGTCTCTATCTGGGGCCTTTGTTCCATCAGATGTGTTCCCATTTCTTGAACGGTTGGATTTGCAAGGCTATTTGGGCTCCATGAAGCATGTTACAGAGGAATTGGACTGTCTTGTAGGAAGTTGGGTAGAAGAACATGTTATGAGGTTAAAGAGTGAGCCCGGATGCAGGCATGACTTCATTGATGTACTGCTATCAACAGTCCAGGACACGTCCATGTTCGGCCACACCCGTGAAACTGTTATCAAGGCAACAATAGTG AATCTCATCGTGGGAGGCTCAGACAGCACATCTATTACCTCGACATGGATCCTGTCTGCATTACTGAATAATAGAGAAGCAATGAAGCATGCTCAGGAAGAGCTAGATCTAAAAGTTGGGAGGAGCAGATGGGTGGAAGAATCAGATATTCAGAAGCTAGATTACCTTCGGGCTATCATTAAGGAGTCTCTAAGGCTATATCCAGCTGCTCCCCTATTAGTACCGCATGAGGCGACCCAAGATTGTCATGTTTGTGGGTATCACATTCCTAAAGGTACCCGTTTGTTCGTGAATGCATGGAAGTTACACCGAGATCCGCGTGTTTGGTCCAACCCGGAAGAGTTTGAGCCAGAGAGGTTTTTGGGAAGTCATGCAAACCTGGATGTTTTTGGTCATCAATTTGAGCTCATCCCATTTGGGTCTGGTAGAAGGGCTTGCCCAGGGATCAACATGGCTTTGCAAATGTTACACTTGACATTTGCTAGGTTACTTCAAGGATTTGACATGGCCACACCATCAAATGCTCCGGTCGACATGACTGAAGGGATAAGTTTCACCATGCCTAAGTTAACCCCACTACGCGTTATGCTCACTCCTCGCCTTCCTTCTCACCTCTATTAG
- the LOC100249896 gene encoding E3 ubiquitin-protein ligase RGLG3 isoform X2: MDPDYRHRGQLPYIADNFNSLDQVTDALRESGLESSNLILGIDFTKSNEWTGRHSFHRKSLHAISNTPNPYEQAISIIGRTLSPFDEDNLIPCFGFGDASTHDKYVFSFYPDHRYCRGFEEVLARYKEIVPYLKLSGPTSFAPIIDAAIDIVEGSNGQYHVLVIIADGQVSGSLDGSSGRFSPQEQATVNSIVAASRYPLSIILVGVGDGPWDAMKLFDDNIPQRSFDNFQFVDFSKIMSENMEASKKETAFALSALMEIPFQYRATLRLQSIDNNLVGGPRTRPLPPPQEVLDHDREALQHMMATTLSVEAVEQTAPVDQVCPICLTNPKNMAFGCGHLTCKECGESISLCPLCREPINTRLKLYS; this comes from the exons ATGGATCCTGACTATCGACATAGGGGGCAATTGCCTTACATAGCCGATAATTTCAACTCTTTGGATCAG GTTACTGATGCATTGAGAGAATCTGGCCTTGAATCATCAAACTTAATTCTTGGTATCGACTTCACAAAGAGCAATGAGTGGACAG GCAGGCATTCATTCCATAGGAAAAGCCTTCATGCGATTAGTAACACACCTAACCCATATGAACAAGCAATCTCTATAATTGGCCGAACTCTGTCTCCTTTTGATGAAGACAACTTGATACCTTGCTTCGGATTTGGTGATG CATCAACACACGATAAGTATGTTTTCAGCTTTTACCCTGATCACCGATATTGTCGTGGTTTTGAGGAGGTTCTGGCACGATATAAAGAGATTGTTCCGTACTTGAAGTTGTCAG GTCCAACTTCCTTTGCCCCGATAATCGATGCAGCTATTGACATTGTGGAGGGAAGCAACGGGCAATATCATGTTCTTGTCATTATTGCAGATGGGCAG GTTTCCGGTAGTCTTGATGGATCATCTGGAAGGTTTAGTCCACAAGAACAAGCAACTGTAAATTCTATAGTTGCGGCTAG CCGATATCCTCTCTCGATTATTTTGGTCGGTGTGGGAGATGGACCGTGGGATGCAATgaaattatttgatgataaCATTCCTCAACGCTCATTTGACAACTTCCAG TTTGTCGACTTCTCAAAGATCATGTCCGAGAACATGGAAGCATCAAAGAAGGAAACAGCCTTTGCACTTTCGGCCCTAATGGAAATCCCATTTCAGTACAGAGCCACCCTGAGGCTGCAGTCAATCGA TAATAATTTAGTGGGTGGTCCACGTACAAGGCCGCTTCCACCTCCACAAGAAGTGTTGGATCATGATAGGGAGGCATTGCAGCACATGATGGCCACCACCCTATCCGTGGAGGCTGTGGAGCAAACAGCCCCAGTGGATCAg GTCTGCCCCATATGCTTGACAAATCCGAAGAATATGGCTTTTGGATGCGGTCATTTG ACTTGCAAGGAGTGTGGTGAGTCGATATCACTGTGCCCATTGTGCCGGGAGCCCATAAACACTCGTCTCAAGCTGTACTCATAA
- the LOC100249896 gene encoding E3 ubiquitin-protein ligase RGLG3 isoform X4, with translation MGTSMDPDYRHRGQLPYIADNFNSLDQVTDALRESGLESSNLILGIDFTKSNEWTASTHDKYVFSFYPDHRYCRGFEEVLARYKEIVPYLKLSGPTSFAPIIDAAIDIVEGSNGQYHVLVIIADGQVSGSLDGSSGRFSPQEQATVNSIVAASRYPLSIILVGVGDGPWDAMKLFDDNIPQRSFDNFQFVDFSKIMSENMEASKKETAFALSALMEIPFQYRATLRLQSIDNNLVGGPRTRPLPPPQEVLDHDREALQHMMATTLSVEAVEQTAPVDQVCPICLTNPKNMAFGCGHLTCKECGESISLCPLCREPINTRLKLYS, from the exons ATGG GAACTTCAATGGATCCTGACTATCGACATAGGGGGCAATTGCCTTACATAGCCGATAATTTCAACTCTTTGGATCAG GTTACTGATGCATTGAGAGAATCTGGCCTTGAATCATCAAACTTAATTCTTGGTATCGACTTCACAAAGAGCAATGAGTGGACAG CATCAACACACGATAAGTATGTTTTCAGCTTTTACCCTGATCACCGATATTGTCGTGGTTTTGAGGAGGTTCTGGCACGATATAAAGAGATTGTTCCGTACTTGAAGTTGTCAG GTCCAACTTCCTTTGCCCCGATAATCGATGCAGCTATTGACATTGTGGAGGGAAGCAACGGGCAATATCATGTTCTTGTCATTATTGCAGATGGGCAG GTTTCCGGTAGTCTTGATGGATCATCTGGAAGGTTTAGTCCACAAGAACAAGCAACTGTAAATTCTATAGTTGCGGCTAG CCGATATCCTCTCTCGATTATTTTGGTCGGTGTGGGAGATGGACCGTGGGATGCAATgaaattatttgatgataaCATTCCTCAACGCTCATTTGACAACTTCCAG TTTGTCGACTTCTCAAAGATCATGTCCGAGAACATGGAAGCATCAAAGAAGGAAACAGCCTTTGCACTTTCGGCCCTAATGGAAATCCCATTTCAGTACAGAGCCACCCTGAGGCTGCAGTCAATCGA TAATAATTTAGTGGGTGGTCCACGTACAAGGCCGCTTCCACCTCCACAAGAAGTGTTGGATCATGATAGGGAGGCATTGCAGCACATGATGGCCACCACCCTATCCGTGGAGGCTGTGGAGCAAACAGCCCCAGTGGATCAg GTCTGCCCCATATGCTTGACAAATCCGAAGAATATGGCTTTTGGATGCGGTCATTTG ACTTGCAAGGAGTGTGGTGAGTCGATATCACTGTGCCCATTGTGCCGGGAGCCCATAAACACTCGTCTCAAGCTGTACTCATAA